A stretch of DNA from Oryza brachyantha chromosome 4, ObraRS2, whole genome shotgun sequence:
CAGGCCGGCTGCAAGGCCCAATAGCGATGCAACACAGCCGTTTTTCCGTTTACATGGGCCGAACAGCACTGGCCCACTTCTGCCAGCCCACGTTGCCGAAACCGGGAGGAACTCGCCACCGGCCCACGCCACGAGCGTCTCCTTGGATCTGCGCGAGCtgggcgtcggcgaggagaaATCTCGGGGAGACCGACGAGTGGCCAGTCCACCGCGCGCAGCGGGAGGAgtggcgcgcgcggccgccggagAAGTCCATGGCGTGGATCTGGATGCTCGTGGCGGCAGGGGCCGTGCTCCTATGGGCGGTTTCGCTGGGGCGGGTGCTCTCTTCtccctcgccgtcgtgccTGCCTGCCAACTCCACCTTCCTTTCCCCTCCTCACGGCGACAGGATGAGCCGGAATGTCCTTATCGTTCTCGCCCACCCCGACGACGAGTCCATgtacttctctctctccccctcacGCCTCTCCCTATGGTTGGCGTAGCCTCGCCGAGTAAATTGTGCGTCTGCAATTCCGGTGACTTATACTAGCTTACGAATATTAGACACTACTATGCGCGATACATGTTCGATGAAATACCCGAACACCTGAACTGAATTTCGTTCTGTGGAACTGCTTGGGGGGGATTTTGTTTAGCTTATAGTGTTTTCTTTGGCTGATTCTTACTGGTTGTTATGTTGCTGGTGCAGGTTTTTTGCTCCGAGTATTCTTTTCCTCAAGTCAAAAGGTCACAATATTCACATCTTGTGCTTGTCTCAAGGTAAAAGACGTCTACCTCTGATCCTACGTGAATCTTATGTCTCAGCTCAAATACTCAATCATACGTGTATCTACTCTTTAAAGACACCATTATTTGgattagaaaacctaaacTGAGTTAGTCTTTCTGAATGTCCACTTAATCTGCATATCAGGCAATGCTGATGGCCTTGGAAATATTCGCAAAGAGGAACTCTACCTTGCATGTGCCACTTTTAAGGTACTTAGTCTTACACTGCTCGATTATACCCCTCGGCGAGAATCTTTTGTCCATTTCCTGAAATTGATCATGTATTTACAGATTCCAGCCGAGCAAGTTAAAGTATTGGACCACCCAGAACTGCAGGTGGTTTACGATGAACTCACATTTGTGGACCTGATTGCCTACATATACTGTTCCAAGTATATACTTAAGTTCACATGATGTACATTGTAGGATGGTTTTCATGAGAAATGGGATCATCGACTAATAGCAGAACTTACCATGGAACAGGCCCAACTATGGAACATCGATACGGTACTGACTTCATCTCAGAATTCAGATGAGCTCCcaattataataatttgtatttattatcaACTTCATTACTTGCCTGTATTATGTTTTTGCTTTGAGCCTGCCTTTTCTAAACAACTTCTAAAGTTAAAATGTCATAGTGAAGAAACAGGGGCATGAAAATGCGCTTATCTGTATTATATGCCATTTACAACTGTATTAATTATCATCTGTTCCAAATCTCAGCGTAGTTTGCCTCAAAGAAAAAATCTCAGCATAGTGTTTCTGCAAACAGGTAGCAAATTCAGTACATCATATGATTGTGCAAGTGAAATGCCTTGTGTTCTGGACCTCTAAATATGGAACCATTGTATTTTGTTATTCCCATTCCCCTACTCACTGCTACCATATTTGCTGTCATTTTAGATTATTACCTTTGATTCTCGAGGAGTATCAGGCCATCCAAATCATTGCAATGTTCATTATGGCATCTGGTTAGTTCAGATTTATTGTTTCGCATTTTTAGGATATCAACTGTTTGATACccttttaaagatttttttctgGCACCGATGTATTGTTATATTATTGCTTTGTCCACACAAGGTTCTATAATATCAACATATCTGTCAAGTCACAACATGCTCTGCTGAAATTGTATTACCTTAACTTCAACTTAACTGTGGCCTCCCTTTTACCTTCACCACATCCCTTGCATACATggttctctctttctctccatgATTTCATCCCTTCAATgatatataagatgttttggggCAACATTTTAATAGAACAATTAGGCTAATGTGACATGTAACTCTTGGTTAGTGATGTGCACTCATTCTGTCTATTCAATGGTGGAGTTGCTTACATTTCTTTCACTTGTGACAGTCTGATATGTTAGGATATTTCTGTAGTCTATTTATAGCACTTATCCTTTGAACCCTTAACCGGATTATTTTTCTGTGAACAGCAAGCTTCTGCGTGACCACGTGCAAGGACACATTGAAGCATGGGAGCTTGTAAAGTTCTTCCCTGATATTCTAGCATTACTTTCTTCATGTTGTCCTATGCTCTACTTATTCCAGAGTCTTAAAGAGTATGCACATTCTTGAATTCAAGTATGACATGCTTAAATGCATTGGTATCACCATTTTTGTAGGTACTAGAAAGACACAAACCAATATCATTACACATGTCTTCGCTGCATAGTTTTGGATTTCTTCCTGTATTTATCTCATCCAATTGTTAATGTTGACAATTGTTGTTGGCACTAGGCCAGTTAACCTTGAAATGTGTGTAAAATGTGAGTTACTCTAAAAATTTTCCTGTGAGTACAAGAAGATATCAAGCTAACCTTGGTTTTGCCTGTTTCTCGATAGGTAAGCCTGAACATTTTTCGCAAGTACAGTGGTCCAGTTGACATTTGGCTATCTTCTTTTACCCTCTCTTCAAGCTCAAAACAACCAATTTATACTCTGGTTAATAATAGTCCTACCAGAAGCTTTGAGGCAATGGCTGCACACAAAAGCCAGTGGGTTTGGTGagttgaaatttttattttcacattTAAATGTTGTTTACTTTGTGGAACTACAGTGGAAGTACTATATCTGTTATGTGGTTCAAAATTCTCACTTAGAAAATAAGCTTCTACCTTGCAATATATACCTCTTGCGTCGTAAGAATCACCcctttgccaaaaaaaataagttatggcCAACATATAGTCATATACgaacaaaataatttctttaacTATTTTTTGGGAACACATTGTTAGACTTGTTTCTTTGTGTGATACTGCTTGATGAGAAGAAAGGAAGCAGTTAAGGGGCTCAAAAATTCTTGAAACTTCTTGATTTCACATTATACTGAAGAAGCTAACATTTTAGTTGTGTTTGTAGGTTCAGGAGATTGTTCGTCCTATTCTCAAGTTACACATACATAAATGTGCTCCAGAAAATTTGAAGTTTGTTGTGTGAAAGAAAGCACCTTCCGACTCAGATTGATAAATGTCTGTAAATGAACCCTAGAGGCGGGAAGCTTCTCTGAAGAAAGACAACAATACAGTTGGATCAGTAATTTGGGAAACACAACTCTGattaggggtggtaatgggcaCAACTATTttgcctacaaaatttaagagCCGGGTTCAAAacgggttaaaaataaaattatatagagttttaagctaattttttttaaaaattaaatagggttgtgaaaaAACCCACGGGGTTTGGTCCATTCCCACTCCTAACTCTGATGATGAAGTATAACAGTTTAGGAACCCTTGTAATTATATCGGGCCAGTTTGATTGACAGCCACACTTTGGCATCATACTTGTGTTGTAGGCCATCGATTGTGTTCGTAGAGTGAGATAGGAATTTTCTATCATCAGCTAGCAGCTCTTGTTTGAAGAATTATTGGCGTTGATGGACGATCAATCATTTTTGAATTGTGACAGAGATAAAATCTATTGATGAACGCAAGACAATCTTAGTTCTTTCTGACCTtgatgaacttgctctaatgcaACTGTTGATGGAGAATTTGAGTTTTTCTTCTGCTACGAAGGCTCATTTGGAAGAGCGCTACTGTTTTACTCCTGATAGAAATGAACTATGCGAAACTCAAGCCTTCGAAAGGTGACCTGAACCTCTGTGCCTCCAGGTCCAGGAGTATACAACATTATCTGTCCTAGTGATCTGTTCCGAAGACGGAAGACCTGATACGTGCAACCGTGCAATTGAGGGTGGTTTATGTTCATCCGTGATTCGTGAAGTGTAATAcgccctctgtcccaaaatattcGTTTTCTTAATCGATTTCTTGGGGTTaaaaaattcaacttttaAGGACGAATCTAGACAGCTGGTTTTTCGgattaaggtttttttttcagatatttCTTGGCTTTTTACTTGTACATTTTTCTCAAACTACGAGATGATATcttttctttgcaaaaaaatctatatagaaTTTCATCATCCTGTCTTTCTAAACTATAGTTtcaattttgtaataattaatttcatcgtctatacaaatatcataaaaattagagAATATTTTGTCTttcggaaagaaaaaacatagctttaatatagataaatgttaactttattttaaaatataattatttctaagtTGTTTAGTAGATGAtgtcaaaatattatcttttagtCGTTCCAgtgatcaatttttaaatttctttctaAGTATATGATTGGTTATGAAATTATAACAATCGATGCatgaatgtttatattatgatataaaatttaaattataaaataattatattttgaaacggagtaAGCACGTGTCTTGGTTTATGTCTGAAAATTGGTTTTTTCGTGAGATGGGGAGCATGGCCCAGCCCGCTAGCCCAATGAGTTGATACGGAAATCACGGATAGTAGGGAGGCTTAggtgttgtttagtttgtcaaattttttttcaaaaacatcacatcaaatttttttcgatacatatttaaagtattaaacatagtttaattataaaacaaatttcagatttcggttggaaaccacgagacgaattttttgagcctaattaatccatcattagcatatgttggttactgtagcacttatggctaatcattttctaattaggcttaaaagattcgtctcaagatttcttccgtaactgtgcaattagctaaaatttttaatttatctatatttaatgctttatttaagtgtttaaagatttgatgtgatgtttttggaaaaaaatttaggaactaaacagggccttaaaCGTAAAATGATCCATTTGAAAATTCGACCTCCTCCGCCCTGGCGTTGAACAGCGAGCCACACTTCACCAAATTGCGTGTTAAAGTACACACATGACAGAATCACAAACTTATAAAATCTCTCGCATCGCTGCCTCGccttttcctttctcctcAGATCCAGCAATCCCACTGCTACCACCATTCGAAgggtcgccggccggccacccACCCgccggaggggaggaagacgGAGCGGGGCAGAGCACCAGGTACACGCACAACGAATGGGGCTTCCCGGCGCCGATccgccggcggccgacggcggcggtggtctaCCGGGACGATTCTTCGGCGGGAAGAGCAAGTACGTCCGGATGGACGAGGTGCTGCCGCAGGAGCAGGaagaggacggcggcggaggcggaggcgtccTCGTGCGACGGAGGGAGAGCAGCCGGCGGTACGTCTTCGCCTGCTCTGTCTTCGCCTCCCTCAACTCCGTCCTCCTCGGCTACGGTAATCAAACCTGCTCCATTCCGCATGAATCTCTGTCACGACCATGTGTTGATGTTGGTTGAATCGATGGAGACTTTCTATATCCATGCCTCCATTTTCACAACCTGTTGATGATTCTGTGCGAGGATTAGGAGATGGTTTATTAGCGAATCGCGTTGACTTTTTCCTTCCTCCAAGTGATTACTAGCAGACTTTCTTGGAACGGTTCTGGTCTTCGGTCTCCATCTGCTCCCGTGTCGGTTGCATTTGGGGTTAAGTAGTTAAGACTACTAATCAGAGTTATCGCTACGGCCATTAGTTGATTTCAGTATCAGCAGGATTACCAGGTCTAAATAATTCAGATGAAATTTCGTTACTCCATTCAGTTGCGTTATATGTGTCGTTTTGGACAAGAATGACGTCAAACTTTTACACTTTGCTTTAGCGATATGGAGGCCAAAATatcgaatttttttaatatatattgtaataaaaaataatggttaAGGTTGTCTTTTTTTCTACCGTATTTCCTATCcaaaatgagattttttttcttcaaaattgaGGGTGTAGCTTAGAACGCTTGAGTTCCATTTCCGGCACCAATGTTGCGGTGTTTATTTCAGTCAACATGATTGTTTCACTTTTTCAGTAaaaacaaacgatatatttgtaaatagaaaaatagtttctaaataaaatttttatatatgtattattagcgaTACAAAAGtaaggttggaaaataaaatgtataaaagaagtcttaaaataaactctaaattaagacagaaaattcaaattttaacagtAAGCAGAAAGATGAGACTGAATATAATAGTAAATTTGGACAAGAGAATGTTTAGGTAATAATGCAGAAAATGCATGTGTAATGCAATGGAAGTGCTAATAAATCTTtgacattttcattttttccagATGTCGGTGTGATGAGTGGCTGCATTCTGTTCATCCAGAAGGACCTCCACATCACTGAAGTTCAGCAAGAATTGCTTGTCGGGTGCCTCAGCTTCATCTCCCTCATCGGCAGCCTCGCCGGCGGAAGGACGTCGGACGCCGTAGGCCGGAAATGGACGAtcggcctcgccgccatcGTGTTccaggccggcgcggctgtCATGACGTTCGCTCCGTCGTTCGAGGTGCTCATGATCGGCAGGCTGCTGGCCGGCGTCGGCATCGGGTTCGGCGTGATGATCGCGCCGGTGTACATCGCCGAGATCTCCCCCGCCGCGTCCAGGGGATCCTTCACCTCCTTCCCGGAGATCTTCATCAACCTCGGTATCCTCCTCGGGTACATCTCCAACTACGCCTTCTCTGGCCTCCCTGACCACATCAGCTGGCGTGTCATGCTCGCCGTCGGCATCCTCCCGTCCGTGTCCATCGCCTTCGCGCTGCTGGTGATCCCGGAGTCGCCGCGGTGGCTGGTCATGCAGAACAGGACCGACGAGGCACGAGCAGTGCTTCTCAAGGTCACCGAcagcgaggacgaggcgaaGGAGAGGCTTGCGGAGATagaggcggccgccgccgtcaccagCGCAGGCAAGTACGACGGCAAGACAGTGTGGCAGGAGCTGACGAGACCGTCTCCGGTGATCCGGCGGATGCTCATCACCGGACTTGGCATCCAGTGCTTCCAGCAGATCACCGGCATCGACGCGCTGGTCTACTACAGCCCGACAATCTTCCGCGACGCCGGGATCACCACCGAGAGCCAGCTGCTCGTCGCCACGGTCGCCGTCGGTTTCTTCAAGACGGCGTTCATCGCGCTCGCCATCTTGCTCATCGACCGCGTGGGTAGGAAGCCGCTGCTGTACGTCAGCACGGTCGGCATGACCGCTTGCCTCGTCGTGCTCGCGGCGACGCTCGCCATGCTCGCGCACGGGTCGGTCTCCAAGAGCGCcggcatcgccgtcgccatcctgACCGTGTGTGGCGACGTCGCCTTCTTCTCCGTCGGGATAGGGCCCATCTGCTGGGTGATGAGCTCGGAGATCTTCCCGCTGCGGCTGCGgtcgcaggcggcggcgcttggCGCGGTGATGAACAGGGTGACCAGCGGCGCCGTGGCCATGTCTTTCCTGTCCGTCTGCCGCGCCATCTCGGTCGCCGGCGCCTTCTCCGTCTTCGCCGTCATATCCGCCCTGTCCGTCGTGTTCGTGTACCGGTTCGTGCCGGAGACGAGCGGCAAGACTCTGGAAGAGATCGAGGTGCTCTTCGgctgcgacggcgaggcggcggcgcggggagaggtggagcTCGGCGACGGGGAGCACCTGGTGCACAAGGGATGAGggttttgagttttgacaGTGCTGCTCATTGTCACATAGGCCAATTTTTTAGGTGGGTCCTAACACTATTGCTTACTGGCTACTGCTGCTATGGTAAACCATCATCTGGAAGATCCAAAATGATTTGTTATAGAGCActgataggaaaaaaaaaatctcatttcaTTTCCAACTTCTCTGTAACATCAAAGAATTAGCATACAGTGTAAAATGTTGATGCCAGTTCACAGTTGGTTATGCCACACTTTGCAAGCACATGAAGACCACAAACAGTGACTATTAATATGGATTAGCTTATAAACTGGACTATTTAAATTCGTTgcaaaaaactaaatttcCAGTGAACtactaaattatgttttagcaaagaaataaactttatGGCAAATGGAAGTTTGGTACATAGCTATGCGCTATAGGAGCAATTTTCTATGTTGGAATTTCAGTGCCTCTTTGGTTcaaccaacttttttttaggtCCTGTTACAtcgatgtttagacactaattagacgtattaaatatagattagaataaaacccatcctatactctggactatttcgcgagacgaatctattaagcctaattagttcatgattagcgaatgtgatgctacagtaaacattcgttaattatggattaattaggcttaaaaaattatctaatgaaatagcatttatttatgtaattaattattatcagtctatatttaatacttctaattaacgtctaaacattcgatgtaacaaggaactaaaaaaatcctagGATCCAAACAGGCCCTCAGTCTTGGGAGATAATAGTCCCAAGTTTATTACTCTGGAATTGTGAAAATTCATGCCAAAATGACATAACATAAAACTCCATAATCTTACTTTGTGACTTACTGCACTCTAGACAATTACATAACCATTtccattttttaaactaaaattgcaTATAAAACTGTGAGCAGATTCCTGACTCCAGCTCCTTTTGAGCTGAGCAGGCaccaaacatataaaaacGCCTCATTAGTCTTAAACAAATGGATCCCTCTCAGCTtgtttcttcctcctctagtctccttccttcctccagATCCATTGGTAGTACTCTTCCCATTCACAAGCCACATTCTTGGAGCTtggaagaggagagaagacGATGAGCCAACCATAGCCGGAGCATAAGACGAGCAAGATAGAGAGCATGGGGCTTCCCGCCACCGAGCCGACGgccaacggcggcggcatgaGGAGCCTGCCGGATTTCTTGGGAAGGAAGAGCAAGTATGTGCGCATGGAGGACGTGCTCCCGGATGAGCAGGGAgatagcggcggcggcagcagcagcaggagatACGTCTTTGCCTGCTCTCTCTTCGCCTCCCTCAACCATGTGCTGCTCGGCTACGGTGAGTTCTTCTCCTCTCCGGAGCGCCAGGTCTTGATGCAGATTTGGTTTTGTTACGCATATTAGGCAGAGCTTTGTTTGATGATTAAAACAAGATTTGAGAAGATGAAGTATCCGAAAAATGATCATCACTGACAGTGCCAGCCCCACTCTGCTTCATACTGAAACTGCTGAACTTTTATTTAGATGAGAAACTATCTGAACTTGTAAACGTCCAACCAATGGCGTTGTCAATTTGATCGATTTTGTCTCTTCTACCTcagtcttttcgcttttgcttatatttataagataaagtctgaacttttaaccttaaatctaAAATcgattttagttttattttttagccttgacttttaaatcgctaataaaatttttattcacgaattatttttcatttgtaaataggTCGTTTGGTTGTTTCTTTCCACTAGTGAAAAGATGACCCGCTTGAACAATTGATCAAACTTTGAAATGGATGAAATTCTCCGATTTGTAGATGTTGGAGTGATGAGCGGATGCATCATATTCATCCAGAAGGACCTGCACATCAGTGAAGTGTAGCAAGAAGTACTCGTCGGGTGCCTCAGcttcatctccctcctcggtagcctcgccgccgggagGACGTCCGACGCCATCGGCCGAAAATGGACCATCGGCCTCGCTGCGGCCGTCTTCCAGGCCGGCGCGGCCATCATGACGTTCGCGCCGTCCTTCGCCGTGCTCATGATGGGCCGGCTGCTGGCCGGCATTGGCATCGGGATCGGGATCATGGTCGCGCCGGTGTACATCTCGGAGATCACGCCGGCGACGTTACGGGGCTCCTGCGCTTCGTTGCCGGAGATCTTCATCAGCCTCGGCATCCTCCTCGGCTACGTCTCCAACCTCGCATTCGCTGGTCTCCCCGATCACATCAACTGGCGCGTCATGCTCGCCGCCGGGATCATCCCTTCCATCTCCATCGCGTTCGTGCTGCTCGTGATCCCGGAGTCGCCGCGGTGGCTGGTCATGCAGGGCCGGACCATCGAGGCGCGGTCAGTGCTTCTCAAGGTCACCGAtagcgaggacgaggcggaggagaggcTCGCCGAGATCGAGGAGGCCGCGCGCGTCACAGCCGCCGGCAAGGCCGTGTGGCGGGAGCTCCTGAGGCCGTCTCCGGTGATCCGCCGCATGTTGGTGACCGGAGTCGGCGTCCAGCTCTTCCAGCAGATCACCGGCATCGACGCGCTGGTCTACTACAGCCCGACGATATTCCGGGACGCCGGAATCACCACCGAGAGCCAgctgctcgccgccaccgtcggcgTCGGGCTTTCCAAGACGGTGTTCATCGTGATCGCCATCGTCCTGGTCGACCGCGTCGGCCGGAAGCCGCTTCTGTACATCAGCACGGCCGGCATCACCGCGTGCCTGGCTGTGCTCGCCGCGTCGCTCTCCCTGCTCGCGCACGGCGCGctgccgcgggcggcggcgatcgggaCGGCCATCCTGACGGTGTGCGGCTTCGTGGCCTTCTTCTCGGTGGGGATCGGGCCCATCAACATGGTGCTGAGCTCGGAGATCTACCCGCTGCGGCTGCGGGCGCAGGCGGTGGCGCTCGGCTTCGCGGTGAACAGACTGACCAGCGGCGCGGTGGCCATGTCGTTCCTGTCCATCTGCAGCGCCGTGTCCGTTGCCGGCGCCTTCTCCGCGTTCGCGGCCATCTCGGCGCTGTccgttgtgttcgtgcacgtgTTCGTGCCGGAGACGAGCGGCAAGACGCTGGAGCAGATCGAGTCCCTGTtcggtggcagcggcggcgccggcgcgggcggcggggtGGAGCTCGGTGACGCGGAACATCTCGTACACACGAGAGATATCTCATATTCTCATAAGTAGTGGTACATAGATGTGCAcgttcattt
This window harbors:
- the LOC102721071 gene encoding probable polyol transporter 4 is translated as MGLPGADPPAADGGGGLPGRFFGGKSKYVRMDEVLPQEQEEDGGGGGGVLVRRRESSRRYVFACSVFASLNSVLLGYDVGVMSGCILFIQKDLHITEVQQELLVGCLSFISLIGSLAGGRTSDAVGRKWTIGLAAIVFQAGAAVMTFAPSFEVLMIGRLLAGVGIGFGVMIAPVYIAEISPAASRGSFTSFPEIFINLGILLGYISNYAFSGLPDHISWRVMLAVGILPSVSIAFALLVIPESPRWLVMQNRTDEARAVLLKVTDSEDEAKERLAEIEAAAAVTSAGKYDGKTVWQELTRPSPVIRRMLITGLGIQCFQQITGIDALVYYSPTIFRDAGITTESQLLVATVAVGFFKTAFIALAILLIDRVGRKPLLYVSTVGMTACLVVLAATLAMLAHGSVSKSAGIAVAILTVCGDVAFFSVGIGPICWVMSSEIFPLRLRSQAAALGAVMNRVTSGAVAMSFLSVCRAISVAGAFSVFAVISALSVVFVYRFVPETSGKTLEEIEVLFGCDGEAAARGEVELGDGEHLVHKG
- the LOC102720790 gene encoding probable N-acetylglucosaminyl-phosphatidylinositol de-N-acetylase gives rise to the protein MAWIWMLVAAGAVLLWAVSLGRVLSSPSPSCLPANSTFLSPPHGDRMSRNVLIVLAHPDDESMFFAPSILFLKSKGHNIHILCLSQGNADGLGNIRKEELYLACATFKIPAEQVKVLDHPELQDGFHEKWDHRLIAELTMEQAQLWNIDTIITFDSRGVSGHPNHCNVHYGICKLLRDHVQGHIEAWELVSLNIFRKYSGPVDIWLSSFTLSSSSKQPIYTLVNNSPTRSFEAMAAHKSQWVWFRRLFVLFSSYTYINVLQKI